One Mangifera indica cultivar Alphonso chromosome 4, CATAS_Mindica_2.1, whole genome shotgun sequence genomic region harbors:
- the LOC123213913 gene encoding myosin-1-like, which yields MSQKNQVLPSLQSIQSLPVDLRFMGSPASDLIEKSNNVNLKRSEAIGSSSFENGQIGNEVVEAVDNEDSPYCGNNVLVEDRPSMGDEDLDSMASPMPSISVSHSDRRWSDTTSYAAKTKPQSWLQLPNGNWELVKIVSTSGNESIVSLPEGKVEKVKSVSLIPANPDILDGVDDLMQLSYLNEPAVLYNLQYRYNQDTIYTKAGPVLVAINPFKKVPLYGNDYIEAYKNKSIESPHVYAITDTAIREMIRDEVNQSIIISGESGAGKTETAKIAMQYLAALGGGSGIEYEILKTNPILEAFGNAKTLRNDNSSRFGKLIEIHFSETGKISGAKIQTFLLEKSRVVQCAEGERSYHIFYQLCAGAPSLLREKLNLMNANEYKYLRQSSCYSIARVDDVEQFRIVVEALDIVHVSKEDQESVFAMLAAVLWLGNVSFTVIDNENHVEAVADKALISVAKLIGCNIEDLNLALSTRKMRVGNDTIVQKLTLSQAIDTRDALAKSIYSCLFEWLVEQINKSLAVGKRRTGRSISILDIYGFESFDRNSFEQFCINYANERLQQHFNRHLFKLEQEEYIQDGIDWAKVDFEDNQDCLNLFEKKPLGLLSLLDEESMFPNGTDLTFANKLKQHLKSNSCFRGEREKAFTVHHYAGEVSYDTTGFLEKNRDLLHLDSIQLLSSCSCHLPQIFASNMLAQSDKPVVGPSYKAGGADSQKLSVATKFKGQLFQLMQRLETTTPHFIRCIKPNNFQSPGSYDQGLILQQLRCCGVLEVVRISRSGFPTRMSHQKFARRYGFLLLESVASQDPLSVSVAILHQFNILPEMYQVGYTKLFFRTGQIGALEDTRNRTLHGILRVQSCFRGHQARLYLKELRRGIATLQSFVRGENIRKEYAVMLQRHRAAVVIQRQIKSRVAVKRLKNVKDSSIVIQSAIRGWLVRKCSGNIGLLKSAEGNELDEVLVKASFLAELQRRVLRAEAALREKDEENDILHQRIQQYESRWSEYELKMKSMEEVWQKQMRSLQSSLSIAKKSLAVDDSERNSDASVNAGDEVDYSWETGSNYKGQESNGVRPMSTGVSVINRLAEEFDQRSQVFADDAKFLVEVKSGQVEASLDPDKELRRLKQMFEAWKKDYGARLRETKVILNKLGSEESALDRVKKKWWGRRNSARLP from the exons ATGTCTCAGAAAAACCAGGTCCTGCCTTCCTTGCAGTCCATCCAATCGTTACCAGTTGATTTGAGGTTCATGGGTTCTCCAGCTTCTGATCTGATTGAAAAGTCTAACAATGTGAATTTAAAACGTAGTGAAGCTATTGGTTCAAGTTCCTTTGAAAATGGTCAGATAGGGAATGAGGTTGTTGAGGCAGTTGATAATGAGGACTCACCTTATTGTGGGAATAATGTTTTGGTTGAAGATAGGCCCTCTATGGGTGATGAAGATTTGGATTCCATGGCTTCACCTATGCCTTCAATCTCAGTATCGCATAGTGATCGTAGGTGGAGCGACACCACCTCCTATGCTGCCAAAACG AAACCTCAATCCTGGCTTCAACTTCCCAATGGAAACTGGGAGCTTGTGAAGATTGTGTCAACTTCAGGGAATGAATCAATTGTTTCACTGCCTGAGGGAAAG GTTGAAAAGGTGAAATCTGTAAGTTTGATTCCTGCAAATCCTGATATCCTTGATGGTGTTGATGATCTCATGCAACTTAGCTATTTGAATGAACCGGCAGTATTGTACAATCTCCAGTACAGATACAATCAAGATACAATTTAT ACCAAAGCAGGACCTGTGTTGGTTGCTATCAATCCCTTCAAGAAAGTTCCTTTATATGGAAATGACTATATTGAGGCATATAAGAACAAGTCTATTGAGAGCCCGCATGTGTATGCTATTACAGATACAGCCATCCGAGAAATGATACGAG atGAAGTAAATCAATCTATCATCATAAG TGGAGAAAGTGGAGCAGGAAAAACTGAGACAGCTAAAATAGCGATGCAATATTTGGCTGCTCTTGGTGGTGGCAGTGGGATAGAATATGAAATATTGAAGACTAATCCAATCTTGGAAGCATTTGGTAATGCCAAAACATTGAGAAATGACAACTCAAGTCGCTTT GGAAAGCTGATAGAAATTCACTTTAGTGAAACTGGAAAAATTTCGGGTGCCAAGATTCAAACTT TTTTACTTGAAAAG TCTAGGGTAGTTCAATGTGCAGAGGGAGAAAGgtcatatcatatattttatcagCTTTGTGCTGGGGCTCCATCTTTACTTAGAG AGAAGCTAAATTTGATGAATGCAAATGAGTACAAATATTTGAGGCAAAGTAGTTGTTATTCAATTGCCAGGGTTGATGATGTTGAACAATTCCGCATTGTTGTG GAAGCCCTAGACATTGTCCATGTCAGCAAAGAAGACCAGGAGAGTGTTTTTGCAATGCTTGCTGCTGTACTGTGGCTGGGAAATGTCTCATTTACTGTGATTGATAATGAAAACCATGTTGAAGCTGTGGCAGATAAAG CTTTGATCAGTGTTGCTAAGTTGATTGGATGCAACATTGAGGATCTTAATCTAGCTTTGTCAACTCGTAAAATGAGAGTTGGTAATGATACTATTGTGCAGAAGTTAACGCTTTCACAG GCTATTGACACGAGAGATGCTTTAGCAAAATCAATCTATTCTTGTTTGTTTGAGTGGTTGGTCGAACAAATTAACAAGTCACTTGCAGTTGGCAAAAGACGAACCGGCAGATCTATCAGCATTCTTGATATCTATGGCTTTGAATCGTTTGAC AGAAATAGTTTTGAGCAGTTCTGTATAAATTATGCAAATGAGAGATTACAGCAACACTTTAATCGTCATTTATTCAAGTTAGAGCAGGag GAATATATCCAAGATGGTATTGACTGGGCAAAGGTTGATTTTGAAGACAATCAAGACTGTCTTAATCTTTTTGAAAAG AAACCATTGGGGTTATTGTCTCTGTTAGATGAGGAGTCCATGTTCCCAAATGGCACAGATTTGACATTTGCCAACAAGCTTAAACAGCATTTAAAGTCCAATTCTTGTTTCAGAGGGGAACGAGAAAAAGCCTTCACAGTCCATCATTATGCAGGAGAG GTTTCATATGACACTACTGGATTTCTGGAGAAAAACAGGGACTTATTGCACTTGGATTCTATTCAACTTTTGTCCTCATGCTCATGCCACCTTCCTCAGATCTTTGCTTCCAATATGCTTGCTCAGTCTGATAAGCCTGTGGTTGGTCCTTCATATAAAGCGGGAGGAGCAGATTCCCAAAAGCTGAGTGTTGCTACAAAATTTAAG GGTCAACTATTCCAATTGATGCAACGTTTGGAAACTACCACACCACATTTTATACGTTGTATAAAACCCAACAATTTCCAATCTCCTGGATCATATGACCAAGGGCTTATATTGCAGCAGCTGAGATGTTGTGGTGTTCTGGAGGTAGTTCGAATATCACGGTCTGGCTTTCCTACCAGAATGTCTCATCAGAAGTTTGCCAGAAG GTATGGCTTTCTTCTTCTGGAGAGTGTTGCATCTCAGGATCCACTTAGTGTTTCAGTTGCAATTCttcatcaatttaatattttgccGGAGATGTATCAAGTTGGGTATACAAAGTTGTTTTTTCGAACCGGAcag ATTGGGGCGCTTGAGGATACAAGAAATCGTACCCTTCATGGCATTTTACGTGTTCAAAGCTGCTTCAGAGGGCACCAAGCTCGTCTTTACCTCAAGGAGCTTAGAAGAGGAATTGCCACTCTTCAATCAT TTGTTCGGGGAGAGAATATCAGGAAGGAATATGCTGTCATGCTCCAGAGACATAGAGCTGCTGTTGTTATTCAAAGACAGATTAAAAGCAGGGTTGCTGTAAAAAGGTTAAAGAATGTAAAAGACTCTTCAATTGTAATTCAGTCAG CTATACGCGGTTGGTTGGTCAGAAAATGCTCGGGAAATATAGGATTATTGAAGTCTGCAGAG GGAAATGAATTGGATGAGGTATTGGTGAAGGCTTCATTTCTTGCTGAATTACAGAGGCGAGTTCTTAGAGCTGAGGCTGCTCTGCGAgagaaagatgaagaaaatgacatcCTCCACCAACGAATTCAACAGTATGAGAGCCGTTGGTCTGAATATGAGCTCAAAATGAAATCTATGGAAGAAGTATGGCAGAAGCAAATGAGATCCCTCCAATCCAGCCTCTCCATTGCAAAGAAGAGCCTAGCAGTGGATGATTCAGAGCGAAATTCTGATGCATCAGTCAATGCAGGTGATGAAGTAGATTACAGCTGGGAGACAGGAAGCAATTACAAGGGCCAAGAGAGCAATGGGGTGAGACCAATGAGCACAGGAGTGAGTGTTATAAACCGGCTGGCTGAAGAATTTGATCAAAGGAGTCAAGTATTTGCCGATGATGCCAAGTTCCTGGTGGAAGTAAAGTCAGGTCAGGTCGAAGCAAGTTTAGATCCGGACAAGGAACTGCGAAGGTTGAAGCAAATGTTTGAAGCCTGGAAGAAAGACTACGGGGCACGACTGCGGGAAACAAAGGTGATTTTGAATAAGCTTGGCAGTGAGGAAAGTGCTCTTGATAGGGTGAAAAAGAAGTGGTGGGGAAGGAGGAACAGTGCCAGGTTACCCTGA
- the LOC123212678 gene encoding FAD synthetase 2, chloroplastic isoform X1: MLSYGFRISLRIREANCRQNQGLGFCTSKFFQLTSFMVRPLSVAIIGENYNQRLRRRLVSSSSLQSKPPGGLPLLSECFSRREDKCELHAEGSCPMAGGVVALGKFDALHIGHRELAIQASKVGTPFLLSFVGMAEVFGWESRPPIVAKCDRKRVLSSWATYCGGVAPVEFQIEFSSVRHLSPRQFVEKLSKDYGVHGVVAGENYRFGYKAAGDASELLRLCQEYGMDAHIINSVMDKNQNSRDIDSRDVKERGQVSSTRVRHALAIGDMKYVSELLGRPHRLISLVNDQKELTSSSDKYMSFPKSCLLNLPPKEGFYEKCSVLLSDEKPVRCRIFINSTHIHVEMDEAGVCSFDNSEDLGLLLGIEFSESEC; encoded by the exons atgttgagTTATGGCTTTCGTATTTCACTCCGTATACGGGAGGCTAATTGTCGTCAAAATcaagggttagggttttgtACTTCCAAATTCTTTCAACTCACCTCTTTTATGGTGAGACCTCTTTCTGTCGCTATTATTGGAGAAAATTATAATCAGAGATTGCGGCGGAGATTGGTTTCTTCTTCGAGCCTTCAAAGCAAACCCCCTGGTGGATTGCCTCTTCTGTCTGAATGTTTCAG CCGACGAGAAGATAAATGTGAGCTTCATGCTGAAGGATCATGCCCCATGGCAG GAGGGGTAGTAGCATTGGGCAAGTTTGATGCCCTTCACATTGGTCACCGAGAACTTGCAATTCAAGCATCAAAAGTTGGAACTCCATTTCTATTGTCATTTGTAGGAATGGCAGAAGTATTTGGTTGGGAGTCTAG GCCCCCTATAGTTGCCAAATGTGATCGGAAGCGAGTCCTTTCATCTTGGGCCACATACTGTGGAGGTGTAGCTCCAGTGGAGTTCCAGATAGAATTTTCAAGTGTTCGACATCTTTCTCCCCGGCAGTTTGTTGAGAAGTTATCAAAGGATTATGGAGTACATGGAGTTGTGGCag GAGAAAACTACCGGTTTGGATACAAAGCTGCTGGTGATGCATCAGAATTGTTGAGATTGTGTCAGGAGTATGGCATGGATGCTCACATTATCAATTCTGTAATGGACAAGAATCAAAATTCCAGAGATATAGACTCCAGGGATGTTAAAGAGAGAGGACAGGTTTCATCTACCCGTGTTCGCCACGCTCTAGCAATCGGCGACATGAAATATGTGTCTGAGCTTCTTGGTCGTCCACATCGACTTATATCGCTGGTGAATGATCAGAAAGAGTTAACTAGTAGTAGCGATAAATACATGTCATTTCCAAAGTCTTGTTTATTGAATCTTCCACCAAAGGAAGGTTTTTATGAGAAGTGTAGTGTTTTATTAAGTGATGAGAAGCCAGTAAGATGTAGAATATTCATTAACTCTACACATATCCATGTAGAAATGGATGAGGCAGGTGTTTGTAGTTTTGATAATTCTGAAGACTTAGGGCTGTTGTTGGGCATCGAATTTAGTGAGTCAGAATGTTAA
- the LOC123212678 gene encoding FAD synthetase 2, chloroplastic isoform X2: MLSYGFRISLRIREANCRQNQGLGFCTSKFFQLTSFMVRPLSVAIIGENYNQRLRRRLVSSSSLQSKPPGGLPLLSECFRPPIVAKCDRKRVLSSWATYCGGVAPVEFQIEFSSVRHLSPRQFVEKLSKDYGVHGVVAGENYRFGYKAAGDASELLRLCQEYGMDAHIINSVMDKNQNSRDIDSRDVKERGQVSSTRVRHALAIGDMKYVSELLGRPHRLISLVNDQKELTSSSDKYMSFPKSCLLNLPPKEGFYEKCSVLLSDEKPVRCRIFINSTHIHVEMDEAGVCSFDNSEDLGLLLGIEFSESEC; this comes from the exons atgttgagTTATGGCTTTCGTATTTCACTCCGTATACGGGAGGCTAATTGTCGTCAAAATcaagggttagggttttgtACTTCCAAATTCTTTCAACTCACCTCTTTTATGGTGAGACCTCTTTCTGTCGCTATTATTGGAGAAAATTATAATCAGAGATTGCGGCGGAGATTGGTTTCTTCTTCGAGCCTTCAAAGCAAACCCCCTGGTGGATTGCCTCTTCTGTCTGAATGTTTCAG GCCCCCTATAGTTGCCAAATGTGATCGGAAGCGAGTCCTTTCATCTTGGGCCACATACTGTGGAGGTGTAGCTCCAGTGGAGTTCCAGATAGAATTTTCAAGTGTTCGACATCTTTCTCCCCGGCAGTTTGTTGAGAAGTTATCAAAGGATTATGGAGTACATGGAGTTGTGGCag GAGAAAACTACCGGTTTGGATACAAAGCTGCTGGTGATGCATCAGAATTGTTGAGATTGTGTCAGGAGTATGGCATGGATGCTCACATTATCAATTCTGTAATGGACAAGAATCAAAATTCCAGAGATATAGACTCCAGGGATGTTAAAGAGAGAGGACAGGTTTCATCTACCCGTGTTCGCCACGCTCTAGCAATCGGCGACATGAAATATGTGTCTGAGCTTCTTGGTCGTCCACATCGACTTATATCGCTGGTGAATGATCAGAAAGAGTTAACTAGTAGTAGCGATAAATACATGTCATTTCCAAAGTCTTGTTTATTGAATCTTCCACCAAAGGAAGGTTTTTATGAGAAGTGTAGTGTTTTATTAAGTGATGAGAAGCCAGTAAGATGTAGAATATTCATTAACTCTACACATATCCATGTAGAAATGGATGAGGCAGGTGTTTGTAGTTTTGATAATTCTGAAGACTTAGGGCTGTTGTTGGGCATCGAATTTAGTGAGTCAGAATGTTAA
- the LOC123212678 gene encoding FAD synthetase 1, chloroplastic isoform X3 has translation MPHGGVVALGKFDALHIGHRELAIQASKVGTPFLLSFVGMAEVFGWESRPPIVAKCDRKRVLSSWATYCGGVAPVEFQIEFSSVRHLSPRQFVEKLSKDYGVHGVVAGENYRFGYKAAGDASELLRLCQEYGMDAHIINSVMDKNQNSRDIDSRDVKERGQVSSTRVRHALAIGDMKYVSELLGRPHRLISLVNDQKELTSSSDKYMSFPKSCLLNLPPKEGFYEKCSVLLSDEKPVRCRIFINSTHIHVEMDEAGVCSFDNSEDLGLLLGIEFSESEC, from the exons ATGCCCCATG GAGGGGTAGTAGCATTGGGCAAGTTTGATGCCCTTCACATTGGTCACCGAGAACTTGCAATTCAAGCATCAAAAGTTGGAACTCCATTTCTATTGTCATTTGTAGGAATGGCAGAAGTATTTGGTTGGGAGTCTAG GCCCCCTATAGTTGCCAAATGTGATCGGAAGCGAGTCCTTTCATCTTGGGCCACATACTGTGGAGGTGTAGCTCCAGTGGAGTTCCAGATAGAATTTTCAAGTGTTCGACATCTTTCTCCCCGGCAGTTTGTTGAGAAGTTATCAAAGGATTATGGAGTACATGGAGTTGTGGCag GAGAAAACTACCGGTTTGGATACAAAGCTGCTGGTGATGCATCAGAATTGTTGAGATTGTGTCAGGAGTATGGCATGGATGCTCACATTATCAATTCTGTAATGGACAAGAATCAAAATTCCAGAGATATAGACTCCAGGGATGTTAAAGAGAGAGGACAGGTTTCATCTACCCGTGTTCGCCACGCTCTAGCAATCGGCGACATGAAATATGTGTCTGAGCTTCTTGGTCGTCCACATCGACTTATATCGCTGGTGAATGATCAGAAAGAGTTAACTAGTAGTAGCGATAAATACATGTCATTTCCAAAGTCTTGTTTATTGAATCTTCCACCAAAGGAAGGTTTTTATGAGAAGTGTAGTGTTTTATTAAGTGATGAGAAGCCAGTAAGATGTAGAATATTCATTAACTCTACACATATCCATGTAGAAATGGATGAGGCAGGTGTTTGTAGTTTTGATAATTCTGAAGACTTAGGGCTGTTGTTGGGCATCGAATTTAGTGAGTCAGAATGTTAA
- the LOC123212675 gene encoding transmembrane protein 53-like, whose amino-acid sequence MGSLSGILQRPLIAAAAVGVASLSADTADRFQCFRSSGTCSSSDQVDPSVLDSPPASSWVSHISVSKLSNLAFVSRARVPVPNISFGVPHSGHNSLCSSVASSPVLVNLYQSAELAKASKPTTVASAIATSTPDVLYRWHLPEPNAMDFSGTSECSTAKSRTVVVLLGWLGAKQKHLKRYAEWYTSKGYNVITFTFPMSEILSYQVGGKAEQNIELLVNHLAGWLEDEGKNLLFHTFSNTGWLTYGAILEKFQKQDPSLMGRIRGCIVDSAPVAAPDPQVWASGFSAAFLKKHSVATKGVVNMSESSTDMFVGRKALGEPKPAVAETALLLVLEKFFEVVLHLPTVNRRLCDVLGLLSSEQPSCPQLYIYSSADRVIPADSVESFVEKQRKAGREVRACNFVSTPHVDHFRNDPKLYTTQLNQFLEECVVTCRKC is encoded by the exons ATGGGTTCCTTGTCTGGAATCCTTCAACGACCTCTGATTGCAGCAGCTGCTGTTGGTGTTGCCTCACTTTCTGCTGATACTGCAGATAGATTCCAGTGTTTTAGATCATCAGGCACGTGTTCTTCCTCAGACCAAGTTGATCCTTCTGTTTTAGATTCACCTCCAGCTTCATCATGGGTGTCTCATATATCTGTTTCCAAGCTTTCAAACTTGGCCTTCGTTTCTAGGGCCCGAGTACCTGTGCCTAACATTAGCTTCGGGGTTCCCCATTCTGGCCATAATAGTTTATGTTCTTCTGTGGCTTCGTCTCCTGTTCTTGTTAATTTGTATCAGTCTGCTGAGTTGGCTAAAGCATCAAAGCCAACTACTGTTGCAAGCGCTATTGCTACCTCTACTCCTGATGTATTATATAGATGGCATTTACCGGAACCTAATGCCATGGATTTTTCTGGGACTTCTGAGTGTTCCACAGCGAAGTCTAGGACGGTGGTGGTTTTGCTGGGATGGTTGGGAGCAAAGCAGAAGCATCTTAAGAGATATGCAGAGTGGTATACTTCAAAGGGGTATAATGTCATTACCTTTACTTTTCCAATGTCTGAGATTCTCAGTTACCAAGTTGGTGGAAAGGCTGAACAGAATATTGAATTGCTTGTGAACCATTTGGCTGGTTGGTTGGAAGATGAAGGAAAGAATCTTCTTTTCCACACCTTTAGCAACACTGGATGGTTAAC ATATGGAGCTATTCTTGAAAAGTTTCAGAAGCAGGATCCATCTTTAATGGGAAGGATTAGAGGTTGCATTGTAGATTCTGCACCTGTTGCAGCTCCTGACCCTCAG GTCTGGGCTTCAGGTTTCTCAGCAGCATTTCTTAAGAAGCACAGTGTTGCGACAAAAGGAGTAGTTAACATGAGCGAGTCAAGCACAGACATGTTTGTTGGTAGAAAAGCACTTGGCGAGCCGAAACCTGCTGTTGCTGAAACAGCTTTGCTTTTAGTCCTGGAGAAGTTCTTTGAGGTGGTTTTGCATCTTCCTACAGTGAACAG GAGACTTTGTGATGTGCTAGGCTTATTGTCATCAGAGCAACCAAGCTGTCCACAATTATACATATACAGCTCAGCAGATAGGGTCATTCCTGCAGATTCTGTAGAGTCGTTCGTAGAGAAGCAGCGGAAGGCGGGGCGTGAGGTTAGGGCTTGCAACTTTGTCTCCACACCGCATGTCGATCATTTTAGAAATGACCCGAAACTATATACTACACAGCTCAATCAGTTTTTGGAGGAGTGTGTGGTTACATGTCGCAAGTGTTGA
- the LOC123212677 gene encoding F-box/LRR-repeat protein 3, protein MDPVCINDVLRDDELRSILSRLDNDKDKERFGLVCKKWLYLQSTERKKLYVRAGPHMLRKIAARFSRLVELDLSQSISRSFYPGVTDSDLAVIADAFKSLKVLNLQNCKGITDTGMVSIGCGLSSLQSLDVSYCRKLTDKGLSAVAEGCHDLRSLHLTGCRFVTDGLLQAISKNCCNLEELGLNGCTNISDTGITDLVNGCQNINFLDINKCSNVGDSGIFSVSKACSASLKTLKLLDCYRVGDESIFSLAEFCKNLEILVIGGCRNISDESMKSLAAACRCSLKKLRMDWCLNISDSSLSCILSTCRNLEALDIGCCEQVTDAAFENLGEIELSLKFMKVNCPKVTVAGIILLLERCTSLEYLDVSSCPHVTKVGCEEVGLQFPQCCKVNFVGNLNETDVF, encoded by the exons ATGGATCCCGTTTGCATTAATGACGTGCTAAGAGACGATGAGCTGCGATCGATTCTGTCAAGGCTTGATAATGACAAGGACAAGGAGAGGTTTGGTTTGGTGTGCAAGAAATGGTTGTACTTGCAGAGTACGGAGAGGAAGAAGTTGTACGTACGTGCTGGCCCACACATGCTTAGAAAGATAGCTGCCAGATTCTCGCGGCTTGTGGAATTGGATTTGTCGCAGTCTATTTCGCGCTCGTTTTATCCTGGTGTTACTGATTCTGATCTTGCTGTTATTGCTGATGCTTTTAAGTCCTTGAAGGTCCTCAATCTGCAGAATTGTAAAg GTATTACAGACACTGGAATGGTGTCTATTGGATGCGGTCTTTCTTCTTTACAGTCCTTGGATGTATCATACTGTAGAAAGCTGACTGACAAGGGGTTGTCAGCTGTTGCTGAAGGCTGTCATGACCTGCGGAGCCTGCATCTAACTGGCTGCAGATTTGTAACTGATGGCTTATTACAAGCTATTTCTAAGAACTGTTGCAATTTAGAAGAGTTGGGCCTTAATGGATGCACTAACATAAGTGACACTGGTATCACAGATCTTGtaaatggatgtcaaaatataaattttttagacatTAACAAGTGCAGCAACGTTGGGGACAGTGGGATTTTTAGTGTTTCCAAGGCCTGTTCAGCTTCTCTCAAGACACTGAAGTTGTTGGATTGTTATAGAGTTGGAGATGAGTCTATATTTTCTTTGGCTGAATTTTGCAAAAATCTTGAAATTCTAGTTATTGGTGGTTGCCGGAATATCTCTGATGAGTCTATGAAGTCATTGGCAGCTGCTTGCAGATGTAGTTTAAAGAAATTGCGGATGGATTGGTGTTTAAATATTTCCGACTCTTCTTTGAGTTGCATCCTCTCAACATGCAGAAATCTAGAGGCTCTTGATATTGGGTGCTGTGAGCAAGTGACTGATGCTGCCTTTGAGAATTTGGGAGaaattgagttgagtttaaaatttatgaaggTTAACTGTCCAAAGGTTACTGTAGCAGGGATAATCTTGCTTTTGGAAAGATGCACCTCTCTGGAATACCTTGATGTGAGCTCCTGCCCACATGTGACAAAGGTGGGTTGTGAGGAGGTTGGTCTTCAGTTTCCACAATGTTGTAAAGTGAATTTTGTTGGAAATTTGAATGAAACAGATGTGTTCTGA
- the LOC123214355 gene encoding putative GEM-like protein 8, with product MKKTLAEQVMGISMASTTYPFKSSPRRLLPEPASQDLVPSSANKRVVQLGKKLTNFPWEFQSMFKRSIDDVIYLKFFCGAAVRLGPKITEIVKAKLRLGARILQVGGMNKAFKKVFSVGEGERLLKTCQCFLSTTAGPIAGLLFISTHKVAFCSERSIKFSSPNGELIRVHYKVVIPVNKIKIVNQSENMKKPSQKYIEILTVDNFDFWFMGFLNYQKALKQLQQAISQAQIKC from the exons atgaAGAAAACTCTTGCAGAACAAGTAATGGGAATTTCAATGGCCTCAACGACCTATCCTTTTAAGAGCTCACCAAGGAGATTATTACCTGAACCAGCTAGCCAAGACCTTGTTCCATCTTCTGCAAATAAACGGGTGGTTCAGCTTGggaaaaaactaacaaatttcccCTGGGAGTTCCAGAGCatg TTTAAAAGGAGTATTGATGATGTAAtttatctgaaatttttttgtggTGCTGCAGTGAGATTGGGACCAAAGATCACTGAAATTGTGAAAGCAAAGTTGAGGTTAGGAGCAAGAATTCTTCAAGTAGGAGGCATGAACAAAGCGTTCAAGAAGGTATTTAGTGTTGGAGAAGGAGAAAGATTGTTGAAGACTTGCCAGTGTTTTTTATCAACAACAGCTGGTCCTATAGCTGGTCTCTTATTTATCTCCACTCACAAGGTTGCCTTCTGCAGTGAAAGATCAATCAAGTTCTCTTCTCCAAATGGGGAATTGATTAGAGTCCATTACAAG GTGGTGATACCAGTAAATAAGATAAAGATAGTCAACCAAAGTGAAAACATGAAGAAGCCATCACAAAAGTACATAGAGATATTGACagtagataattttgatttctgGTTTATGGGTTTCTTAAATTATCAGAAAGCTTTAAAACAACTCCAGCAGGCAATTTCTCAAGCTCAAATCAAGTGCTAG
- the LOC123214732 gene encoding GEM-like protein 4, with protein sequence MKVMGIPINSVAAAYSITTSLSSIKYLPESAAQYHVHDSSVNGSPTQRKVDSVLKTMNKLGKKADKFARGVREHVRLAPKITETVKGKLSLGAKILQVGGLEKIFKQLFKVGEGEKLLTACQCYLSTTAGPIAGLLFISTEKAAFCSERSLKFYSKNGKIVRIHYKVLIPLEKIKRVNQSVNMKNPSQKFMEICTVDDFDFWFMGFLNYEKAFKYIQQAISQRVDYLHVNY encoded by the exons ATGAAAGTTATGGGGATTCCTATTAACTCAGTTGCAGCTGCTTACTCAATTACGACCTCATTATCATCTATCAAATATTTACCTGAATCGGCTGCTCAATACCATGTTCATGATTCTTCGGTTAATGGGTCTCCAACACAAA GAAAAGTGGATTCGGTCCTGAAAACGATGAATAAGCTAGGGAAGAAAGCTGACAAATTTGCACGAGGAGTCAGAGAACATG TGAGGCTAGCGCCAAAGATAACTGAAACTGTGAAGGGAAAGTTAAGTTTAGGAGCAAAAATTCTGCAAGTAGGTGGGCTAGAGAAAATCTTCAAGCAGCTATTTAAAGTTGGGGAAGGAGAGAAATTATTGACGGCTTGTCAATGCTATTTGTCAACCACAGCAGGTCCCATAGCTGGCCTTCTATTTATCTCCACAGAGAAGGCTGCGTTTTGCAGTGAGAGATCACTGAAATTCTACTCTAAGAATGGAAAAATTGTCAGAATTCATTACAAG GTCTTGATCCCACTTGAGAAAATAAAGAGAGTAAATCAAAGTGTAAATATGAAGAACCCATCACAGAAATTCATGGAGATATGCACAGTGGACGATTTTGACTTCTGGTTTATGGGTTTCTTAAACTATGAGAAAGCTTTCAAGTACATTCAGCAGGCAATTTCCCAGAGAGTAGATTATTTACATGTCAATTATTAG